From the Fusobacterium ulcerans ATCC 49185 genome, the window ATATTTTAGTAAGTTTTTTCCGCCTTTCATCACTTGAAAGGCTATTTTTTTGCATAAAAAAAGAGCAACTAAAAAGCTGATATGCGAACAAAATCAATAATAAATATTTTTATTGAAAAGTTCTGAAATCATATTTACTTAATAAATTGCTCTCTTCAATTTTTATAGTATATGTATTGATTCAACATCTAAAGAAAAATCAAGTTCTGAATCTAAGGCATAACTTTTTTTACCTCTTGGATTACTTACTGATATCTCTACTTTTAAATCCTGAAACATTACTTCATATTCATGATAAGCTCCCATGAACATACTTTTAGTTACCTTTCCTTTAAAATCATCTTTAGATATGATAATACTTTCAGGCCTTGCTACTATTTTTATTTCATCACCTATATTATGAGTTACCTTCTGTGGGACTTCATATCTAACTCCATACACATCTATTGTACATTTACTGTCAGTCTTATATACCAATTTTCCAGTAAATATGTTTGCTCTTCCTATAAAGTTAGCAACAAATTCATTTACAGGATTTTGATATACTTCAATAGGTGATCCTGCCTGCTGTATTCTTCCTTCTTTCATTATTATAACTTTATCTGCAAGCCCCATAGCTTCTGCCTGATCATGTGTTACATAGATTGAAGTTATTCCTACCTGCTGCTGAATCTTTCTGATTTCATCTCTCATATGTATTCTTAGCTTTGCATCCAGGTTAGATAGAGGCTCATCAAATAAAAGAACTCCTGGCTCCATTACCAACGCTCTAGCAAGAGATACCCTTTGCTGTTGTCCTCCAGACATCTGTGAAGGAACTCTTTCAGCAAAATCCTCCATATTCATCATTTTTAATATTCTATGAACTCTTTCATCTACCTCGCTCTTTGGCAGTTTTTGAAGTTTCAATCCATAAGCAATATTATCATATACATTCATATGAGGAAACAGAGCGTAATTCTGGAAAACCATTGCTGTATCTCTCTTATCTGGTGTGATTCTTTCTACATTTTCATCTCCTATATAGATATGTCCCTCAGTAGGAACTTCAAATCCTGCCAGCATTCTCAATATAGTAGTTTTTCCACATCCACTTGGTCCTAAAAGGCAAACGAATTCTCCAGCCTTTATATCAA encodes:
- a CDS encoding ABC transporter ATP-binding protein gives rise to the protein MGAKRVKFENINKTFLTGDNRRVQAVADLNLDIKAGEFVCLLGPSGCGKTTILRMLAGFEVPTEGHIYIGDENVERITPDKRDTAMVFQNYALFPHMNVYDNIAYGLKLQKLPKSEVDERVHRILKMMNMEDFAERVPSQMSGGQQQRVSLARALVMEPGVLLFDEPLSNLDAKLRIHMRDEIRKIQQQVGITSIYVTHDQAEAMGLADKVIIMKEGRIQQAGSPIEVYQNPVNEFVANFIGRANIFTGKLVYKTDSKCTIDVYGVRYEVPQKVTHNIGDEIKIVARPESIIISKDDFKGKVTKSMFMGAYHEYEVMFQDLKVEISVSNPRGKKSYALDSELDFSLDVESIHIL